One window from the genome of Rhea pennata isolate bPtePen1 chromosome 16, bPtePen1.pri, whole genome shotgun sequence encodes:
- the BPIFB6 gene encoding BPI fold-containing family B member 6 translates to MSRIWCVLLLGGCLALSQGADNPGAVIQIDIGTIDHAVSTALTESDVLQKMAEAATKKKPNTKPIKGISGIKVKDIRPPVITLTLLPGTGLFMAVLVQMTIAGKSFIGGNMEIKMAANLTADNRLSQDALGTPKFSSENCHISLISVKTNLPSSMLPKVLNKLLDSTLQKVLPSLLCPAVDVVLNLVNAKLTTMTSEISLGTAGTLRYALLNPPTTSETFIQLDLKTILHQKEGDEIDLPTDQPPLTSLPPKKEAATQLILSANFLSAELRIMQASFNLDIRDNMVLGLPPLVTSMLGALIPEISRALPPSQPLTIEMRAARPPLVTVTPEASFVRVFSTAKLLASSSGSAPASLFVLDVCSDLKARFVVRGEKLCVSLALDSLSEMALASSSVGTFDELPLKRILANVIHVAYVPSINAALQGGIPLPDLLGIKYQQAEISRSELVLNLMREELRLLPATAARNEQKRAKGGATSVGGLQSVVFLFA, encoded by the exons ATGTCAAGGATTTGGTGCGTTTTACTCCTTGGTGGCTGCCTGGCGCTGTCACAAGGAGCTGATAATCCAGGGGCTGTCATCCAGATTGATATTGGGACAATTGATCATG CGGTCTCCACTGCACTGACTGAGAGTGatgttcttcagaaaatggcagaagcagcaacaaaaaaaaagccaaacaccAAACCCATCAAAGGTATCTCCGG GATAAAAGTGAAAGATATCCGTCCCCCTGTGATAACACTGACGCTCTTGCCAGGAACAGGGCTTTTCATGGCTGTGTTAGTCCAAATGACCATTGCTGGGAAAAG CTTTATAGGAGGGAACATGGAAATCAAAATGGCAGCAAACTTGACTGCAGACAACAGGCTGTcacaggatgctttgggcaCCCCCAAGTTCAGCTCTGAAAACTGCCACATTTCTCTTATTAGCGTTAAAACCAACCTTCCCAGTAG CATGCTGCCCAAAGTCCTGAACAAGCTTCTGGATAGCACCCTTCAGAAAGTGCTGCCAAGTCTG CTGTGTCCAGCTGTGGATGTAGTGCTCAACCTTGTGAATGCAAAATTAACAACCATGACCT CTGAGATATCTCTTGGGACTGCTGGGACCCTCCGATATGCTTTGCTGAATCCACCAACAACAAGCGAAACTTTCATACAGCTGGATTTAAAG ACCATTCTCCATCAAAAAGAGGGAGATGAGATTGACCTTCCCACAGACCAGCCACCTCTTACTTCTCTGCCACCAAAGAAAGAAGCTGCTACCCAGCTCATCCTGTCTGCGAACTTCTTGAGTGCCGAGCTCCGTATTATGCAGGCATCCTTCAACCTGGACATCAGGGATAATATG GTTCTTGGGCTTCCCCCACTGGTGACATCGATGCTTGGAGCCCTCATCCCTGAG ATTTCCAGGGCGCTGCCTCCATCGCAGCCGCTGACGATTGAAATGAGAGCGGCGAGACCGCCGCTGGTGACGGTAACCCCGGAGGCGAGCTTCGTGCGTGTCTTCAGCACGGCCAAGCTTCTGGCTTCCTCCTCAGGCTCTGCCCCTGCGTCCCTCTTCGTCCTGGACGTC TGCAGTGATCTGAAAGCGCGTTTCGTTGTTAGAGGAGAAAAGCTGTGCGTCTCCCTCGCTCTGGACAG tTTGTCTGAAATGGCCTTGGCTTCCTCATCCGTTGGCACGTTTGAT GAGCTGCCGCTGAAAAGGATTTTGGCAAATGTTATTCACGTGGCTTATGTGCCATCCATCAATG CGGCGCTGCAAGGAGGGATCCCGCTGCCTGATCTGCTGGGCATTAAATACCAGCAGGCGGAGATCAGCAGGTCCGAG TTAGTGCT AAACCTGATGCGAGAGGAGTTGCGACTGCTCCCTGCCACTGCAGCGAGGAATGAGCAAAAAAGGGCAAAAGGGGGAGCAACAAGTGTGGGGGGCCTTCAAAGCGTCGTCTTCCTCTTTGCTTGA
- the BPIFB2 gene encoding BPI fold-containing family B member 2 has protein sequence MGKICTLGIVLSLLAPALATRSPDCGGILSPSGLSYLAEVSKQHAETILAQDLMAPQVSDLLLDSPKPTRSQIDSVKVVDLSLSLIPDAGLRLSINTDIGITVSPSIPKVVRLSILADLHVERNPEGNLELTASACKPTVEEMQSTEETESKSPSLEVDKEIDVNKICSEVSRLLVLPNERLASLTARFPVTPSCQVQYLPLAAPVISEQGITLSLVTAFLAAGAALPLPVSPAPFGMPEAARAAASHLTLALSEHYYSSLFFALEKAGAFNASVPSPLTTAAMAQKISQIGSLFQEDLPVMLRATFRSSPRVVLEEGKAALKLFLTVHAGVGAPAFQNFLSVSVDMSAGLLLSVTDVKMMISAAAIEDIELSLAASDVGPVPAALLEELFLSTIREEIPAQMNAVLSEGIYLPHVPNFVYTDVNVIIHKDYVLIPCNLKLQPKTGGQVIVA, from the exons ATGGGGAAGATCTGCACCTTGGGCATCGTCCTGAGCCTCCTGGCACCAGCTCTCGCCACCAGGTCACCTGACTGTGGTGGGATACTCAGCCCATCAGGACTGAGTTACC TTGCTGAAGTTTCAAAACAGCACGCGGAGACAATCCTAGCACAGGACCTAATGGCGCCGCAAGTCTCGGATCTGCTTCTTGACTCCCCAAAACCCACCAG gagCCAAATTGACTCCGTCAAAGTTGTTGACCTCTCTCTGTCGCTCATCCCTGATGCCGGGCTGCGGCTGAGCATCAACACAGACATTGGCATCACAGTCTCCCC CTCGATTCCCAAGGTGGTGAGACTGTCCATCCTGGCAGATCTCCACGTGGAAAGGAATCCTGAAGGGAACCTGGAGCTGACAGCTTCCGCCTGCAAGCCCACCGTGGAAGAAATGCAGAGCACTGAGGAGACAGAAAG CAAGTCTCCTAGTTTGGAGGTGGACAAGGAGATTGATGTCAACAAG ATTTGCTCGGAAGTCTCCAGACTGCTCGTTTTGCCGAACGAACGACTGGCGTCTCTGACGG CCCGGTTCCCGGTCACCCCGAGCTGCCAGGTCCAGTACCTGCCGCTGGCTGCGCCCGTCATCTCGGAGCAAGGCATCACCCTGTCGTTGGTG ACGGCTTTCctggcggcgggggcggcgctgcccctTCCCGTCAGCCCCGCGCCTTTCGGCATGCCCGAGGCCGCGCGCGCCGCTGCGTCCCACCTCACCCTGGCTCTGTCCGAGCACTACTACAGCAGCCTCTTCTTCGCCCTGGAAAAGGCCGGCGCCTTCAACGCGAGCGTCCCG AGCCCGCTGACCACCGCCGCCATGGCGCAGAAGATCTCCCAG ATCGGCTCCCTGTTCCAAGAGGACCTGCCCGTGATGCTGAGAGCCACGTTCAGGAGCTCGCCGCGCGTGGTGCTGGAGGAAGGCAAGGCAGCCCTGAAGCTCTTCCTCACCGTCCACGCCGGGGTCGGCGCGCCGGCCTTCCAGAACTTCCTGAGCGTGAGCGTG GACATGTCTGCCGGACTCCTCCTCAGCGTCACCGACGTAAAGATGATGATCTCTGCAGCAGCGATAGA GGACATCGAGCTCAGCCTGGCTGCCTCGGACGTGGGTCCCGTGCCG GCTGCATTGCTAGAGGAATTGTTTTTGTCTACAATTCGTGAGGAGATACCGGCTCAGATGAACG CGGTCCTGAGCGAAGGAATATACCTGCCACACGTGCCCAACTTTGTCTATACTGATGTCAACGTCATCATTCACAAG GACTATGTTTTGATCCCCTGTAACCTCAAGCTACAGCCTAAAACTGGAGGACAGGTCATCGTGGCCTGA
- the LOC134147876 gene encoding BPI fold-containing family B member 4-like, translating into MKMFELFGILFFCGLLTPSQEVLPGLSCAVSPRAMRNVLSGAILQNGLLQQHLQSLVLPNIMNEGGLPNAPVSITRLHLVKAQFPELSVMLLPGVGVQMIIAAKLDLRGNSLIGLLSEIIDIIVDVSITANVKCTNYESGTVQVIIEDCLCIFGAIKVKLLSGLLSLSINDLVRNQLTGTLPGLLCSVINIVVNLVGIQLLGTLNAVIPVGTAGTIQYQLASLPFTSGSFLGFDLDGEVHQVGGSIIPQDSSSSTLPPLLDKLLVLGLRQGFLNAVVSLLIQRQPLMFVSTPETFSGAKQLKEAVMTLFPAGCSSCPRTDPLSIKIVLSGNPLLLLEVNKATLKLSVMIQLFIQNLDGSILNLLLLKADVGLSVRVSVTGRRLLLTVSLSSIALSLESSSVGIGNISSLKPHCKNLLVEKFLPLLNGFLSIGIPLPNVLGIDLANVNVQILSGLLVILM; encoded by the exons ATGAAGATGTTTGAGCTTTTTGGAATTCTCTTTTTCTGCGGCCTGCTGACACCATCTCAGGAAGTACTGCCTGGTCTGTCCTGCGCGGTCAGCCCGAGAGCGATGCGGAATG TTCTCTCAGGAGCCATACTTCAGAACGGGCTTCTCCAGCAGCACCTCCAGAGCCTTGTGCTTCCAAACATCATGAATGAAGGAGGTCTGCCGAATGCACCCGTCAGTATCACTAG ACTACACCTTGTCAAGGCTCAGTTCCCTGAGCTGTCAGTGATGCTGCTGCCTGGAGTTGGGGTCCAGATGATCATCGCTGCAAAGCTAGATCTCAGAGGCAACAG cttgatTGGTCTTCTCTCAGAAATAATTGATATCATAGTGGATGTGTCCATTACTGCAAACGTTAAATGCACAAATTATGAATCAGGTACAGTCCAGGTTATTATTGAAGACTGCCTCTGTATTTTTGGTGCTATAAAGGTGAAGCTCCTTTCTGG CTTATTGTCCCTATCAATAAACGACTTAGTGCGTAACCAGTTGACGGGAACTCTGCCTGGTTTG CTGTGTTCTGTGATCAATATAGTCGTCAATCTTGTGGGCATCCAGCTCTTAGGCACTCTCAATG CAGTGATCCCCGTTGGTACAGCAGGAACGATTCAATATCAGCTCGCCAGCCTTCCATTTACGTCTGGCTCGTTCCTGGGATTCGATTTAGAT GGTGAAGTGCATCAGGTGGGAGGCAGCATCATCCCCCAGGACTCATCCTCCTCTACTTTGCCTCCTCTGCTGGACAAGCTTCTTGTCTTGGGACTGCGCCAGGGCTTTCTCAATGCGGTTGTGTCCCTCCTGATCCAGAGGCAGCCTCTGATGTTTGTCAGCACACCAGAAACT TTCTCTGGTGCCAAACAGCTGAAAGAAGCTGTCATGACCCTCTTTCCTGCTGGG TGCTCCAGCTGTCCTAGGACCGATCCTCTGAGCATTAAGATAGTGTTGTCTGGGAACCCGCTTTTACTCTTGGAAGTAAACAAAGCCACTCTCAAGCTTTCTGTCATGATTCAGCTGTTCATTCAGAATTTAGATGGATCTATCCTAAACCTTCTGCTCCTGAAGGCA GACGTCGGTCTAAGTGTCCGTGTTTCGGTTACTGGCAGAAGACTGCTGCTCACAGTGTCCCTGAGCAG cattGCCCTCTCCTTAGAATCGTCTAGTGTTGGCATCGGTAAT ATCTCGAGTCTCAAGCCACACTGCAAAAACCTTCTGGTGGAAAAGTTCTTGCCACTTCTCAATG GTTTTCTGAGCATCGGAATCCCGCTACCAAACGTGCTGGGCATTGACTTAGCAAATGTGAATGTTCAGATATTATCG GGCCTATTGGTAATTCTTATGTGA